A genomic window from Purpureocillium takamizusanense chromosome 2, complete sequence includes:
- a CDS encoding uncharacterized protein (EggNog:ENOG503PSK4~COG:S~SECRETED:SignalP(1-22~SECRETED:cutsite=VYG-AP~SECRETED:prob=0.8107)) — MLFLKQALSLVLASTLAISVYGAPVEANDKDIAYALAEAPNGHSEIHSIEKRSPPTELEITAYLTNVTQNNDIRSKIVFWSGVSIEESQRFARSHGRYTLEMLIEEKTEWAPYQTSQEYKGYWPSWDEALRNFWDPASKALAELCINDVYVYLTQERADEQCGPNCTRVWFRKEKPALLRSLHSTDNPRVRSIKKFIKAGTGSEYEGDINSLLG, encoded by the exons ATGCTTTTCCTTAAACAAGCACTCTCCCTTGTCCTTGCATCGACCTTGGCTATCAGTGTCTATGGTGCCCCGGTAGAAGCCAACG ACAAGGACATTGCTTACGCTCTTGCCGAGGCGCCGAATGGGCATAGCGAAATCCATTCGATCGAGAAACGCTCACCTCCTACGGAGTTGGAGATTACGGCGTACTTGACCAATGTCACTCAGAACAACGACATCCGTAGTAAGATCGTCTTCTGGTCGGGGGTGTCCATTGAAGAATCACAACGCTTTGCCCGGTCCCACGGCCGATATACCCTTGAAATGTTGATCGAGGAGAAGACTGAGTGGGCACCCTACCAGACTAGCCAGGAATATAAGGGCTACTGGCCTAGCTGGGATGAGGCACTGAGGAACTTTTGGGACCCTGCCTCGAAGGCGCTAGCTGAACTATGCATCAACGACGTCTACGTGTACCTCACACAGGAACGCGCGGATGAGCAATGCGGCCCAAACTGTACGAGAGTCTGGTTCCGGAAGGAGAAGCCCGCACTTCTCAGGTCTCTGCACTCGACCGATAATCCGAGGGTCCGCAGCATTAAGAAGTTCATTAAGGCTGGAACAGGCTCTGAGTACGAAGGAGACATTAATAGCCTGTTGGGATAA